From the genome of bacterium, one region includes:
- the fliM gene encoding flagellar motor switch protein FliM, which translates to MNKILSQEEIDALLQNVSKGKSIDVVTKSEKKISLYDFKHPDRISKEQTRSLRSIHDNFARLFATFLSTSLRTLVDVNMLSIDQVTYSEYTMSLSVPSALYVLSLKNIEGKALLEISPQFLLFVVDRLLGGQGETDIESREITAIEQTVCKRVINNAVATLNDVWMQIVDLGVDYESFETDPQFVQIARGSETIAIVFFEIRMRGTTFTMNFGYPYYILEPLLQRLSSQSMIQQGKRKPTEEDIQSLRDRVVTSRIPITVQLARTKISVNDFIDFKEGDVLELEQPIHGELPVLVNGRLKFFSVPGTMGRKKAIRITRLLDPDEELIYE; encoded by the coding sequence ATGAACAAGATTCTCTCGCAAGAAGAAATCGATGCCTTACTGCAAAATGTCAGCAAGGGAAAATCGATTGATGTGGTTACGAAGAGTGAGAAGAAAATCTCACTCTACGATTTCAAGCACCCTGACCGAATCAGCAAGGAGCAGACCCGTTCGCTGCGCTCGATTCACGATAATTTCGCCCGGTTGTTTGCCACCTTTTTATCAACCTCGTTGCGAACGTTAGTCGACGTTAATATGCTCTCCATCGATCAGGTAACATACAGCGAATATACCATGTCATTGTCGGTGCCAAGCGCATTGTATGTTTTGAGTTTGAAAAATATCGAAGGGAAAGCGCTACTGGAGATTAGTCCCCAGTTTCTGCTTTTTGTGGTCGACCGTCTGCTTGGCGGACAAGGGGAAACCGATATCGAGAGTCGGGAAATCACGGCTATCGAGCAGACTGTTTGCAAGCGAGTAATCAATAATGCCGTCGCGACCTTGAACGATGTTTGGATGCAAATTGTCGATCTGGGCGTCGATTACGAATCGTTTGAGACCGATCCACAGTTTGTGCAAATCGCCCGCGGTTCGGAAACGATTGCGATTGTCTTCTTTGAAATCCGAATGCGCGGCACCACGTTTACGATGAACTTCGGCTATCCTTATTACATTCTCGAACCGCTGCTGCAACGGCTCTCTTCCCAATCGATGATTCAACAGGGCAAACGGAAACCAACCGAAGAAGATATTCAATCGTTACGCGACCGGGTCGTTACTTCGCGTATTCCGATTACGGTTCAGTTGGCGCGGACAAAAATTTCGGTAAACGATTTTATCGATTTCAAAGAAGGCGACGTACTTGAGCTGGAACAACCTATCCATGGCGAACTGCCGGTACTGGTGAACGGCCGGTTGAAGTTTTTCTCGGTACCGGGCACAATGGGTCGAAAAAAAGCGATTCGGATCACCCGTTTGCTCGATCCCGACGAGGAGTTGATTTATGAATGA
- a CDS encoding flagellar basal body-associated FliL family protein — protein sequence MAEPEITIESKKSKLPLIIGAAGAVVVIAVVAFFFLRGGSSDHADTAKTEHAATEKKPDVKAESGGEGAKSEIGDIISINELVVNPKNSRGGRYFVTSIGVVCTSKEQSDEVKKKEPILRDRLITFFSLQTMEVLTDINRREQIKTYVKAIVDREVATGPVKEVLFSRYIVQ from the coding sequence ATGGCAGAACCGGAAATCACAATCGAATCAAAAAAATCGAAGCTCCCGCTCATCATCGGTGCAGCAGGTGCCGTGGTCGTGATTGCAGTCGTTGCATTCTTTTTTCTGCGCGGCGGTTCAAGTGACCACGCCGACACAGCAAAAACCGAACATGCTGCAACCGAGAAAAAACCCGACGTAAAAGCAGAATCAGGTGGTGAAGGGGCGAAATCGGAAATCGGCGACATCATTTCGATTAACGAATTGGTAGTGAATCCGAAGAATTCACGCGGTGGCAGGTATTTTGTGACATCAATTGGCGTGGTCTGTACGTCAAAAGAACAGTCGGACGAAGTGAAAAAGAAAGAACCGATTTTACGCGACCGCTTGATTACTTTCTTTTCACTGCAAACGATGGAAGTATTGACAGACATCAACCGCCGCGAACAGATTAAAACCTATGTGAAAGCGATTGTCGACCGGGAAGTGGCAACGGGACCGGTAAAGGAAGTTCTCTTCTCCCGGTATATCGTTCAATAG
- the fliN gene encoding flagellar motor switch protein FliN, with product MNDVNSKQLRQIGGQNARKMEEVFSAIVGKRVTVQESETQAASASLVELEFPNGLVTVRAPGDGIPGEMMFWYAPEGAAAIVDLMIMGDGNVPFRPEEHLDGIAEASHQLIDSLAIDWTNAGLPVSFQQVSATMEEDPGAYVAAYEHQTILRLDVSIDSFGDLGLWLYLSSEVVQLLNPPQAASTRPSRAQSDAGKSKTGQMVNVRPAVFAPFENQTDNSDGEPRNLELLLDVSLPITIELGRTSMLIRDVLELGPGSVVELDKLSGEPVDLYVNDKKFAKGEVVVVDENFGVRITELMRLEDRLKSLRG from the coding sequence ATGAATGACGTGAATTCCAAGCAATTGCGGCAAATCGGCGGACAAAACGCCCGGAAAATGGAAGAAGTTTTCAGCGCCATCGTCGGAAAGCGTGTCACGGTACAAGAGAGCGAAACCCAAGCGGCATCGGCGTCGCTGGTCGAACTGGAGTTTCCGAACGGTTTGGTTACCGTCCGAGCGCCGGGCGATGGTATCCCCGGGGAAATGATGTTCTGGTATGCCCCGGAAGGTGCTGCCGCCATTGTCGATTTGATGATTATGGGCGACGGCAATGTTCCATTTCGTCCGGAAGAGCATTTGGATGGGATTGCCGAAGCGTCGCACCAGCTGATTGACTCACTTGCAATCGATTGGACGAATGCCGGATTGCCGGTTTCGTTTCAACAAGTATCGGCAACGATGGAAGAAGACCCGGGGGCGTATGTTGCCGCGTATGAACACCAGACCATCCTAAGGTTAGATGTTTCGATCGATTCGTTTGGTGATTTAGGATTATGGTTGTATCTATCATCAGAAGTCGTTCAGTTATTGAATCCGCCACAAGCAGCGAGTACACGTCCATCCCGCGCGCAAAGCGATGCCGGAAAAAGTAAAACGGGGCAAATGGTGAATGTAAGACCGGCGGTATTCGCTCCGTTTGAAAACCAGACCGACAACAGCGATGGGGAACCGCGCAATCTCGAATTGTTGCTCGATGTTTCGCTGCCAATAACAATAGAGCTTGGCCGCACATCGATGCTTATACGCGATGTTCTTGAATTAGGACCCGGTTCGGTAGTTGAGCTTGATAAGTTATCCGGGGAACCAGTAGATTTGTATGTGAACGATAAGAAGTTCGCCAAAGGGGAAGTGGTGGTCGTCGATGAGAATTTTGGCGTTCGGATCACGGAATTGATGCGATTGGAAGACCGTTTGAAGTCGTTGAGAGGGTAA